TATAAATTTCTACAATGCCCAATTCTCTCGCCCGGTTTAACATCTTAGAAATTACCGGTCTTGATACAGACATTTTTTTAGCGATTTGTGCTTGAGTCCAAGCCATCAAAATAATAAAGGTTTGCGGCCTTAACGAGCAGTCTTCTATCTTCCCAATTACTCATTTTTATAACACTTCCTTTCGTAGAATCATATTATATTTAATTATTTTTATTATATAACAAATGTTCACATCGTGCACATACGTCATTCTAACTTAAATAAACAAAATTTGACTCATTCACCAAAACCGCAGATAGATTCCAAGAGGTAGGAATAAGCCAATGAGTATCGTTAATGAGATCACAACAATTAATGAGACTGTGGTGAATTTCGTCAAATCTCCTTTGTTAAGGTGCATGAGAAAAATTTCCATCATCCCCATACTAATGATCCCAAGTAGTAGCTTAGCGCCGCGCATTAATGAAAAAGGCATCATTGGTACAAGCAGAATGCCTGTTGCAAGCACAAATAAAAAAGAGACCCTCATAAGCTGATGTAGGAGAACAGCCGGTTTTTTCTGTCCTTTTCGATAAAGGCTTAATACCAATCCAAATAAACTGAGTGTAAGGATAATAGCAAGTAAATGATACTGAGTTAACATGATAAAAACCTCCTCATCACAGTGTACCTTTTTTTATTGAAAAAGAGAGCATCTACTCGTCATTTGAGTAAGATGCTCTCTTTAGTATGTTACGGAATCGTGACCTCTCTTAGCTGATAGAACCCTGAAGCATCTGCCCAGAATCCTTCCACTCCATCTGCATAACCCATAATATGAGATGGATGATAGAGGAAGGTCATTGGTGCTTCTTCATTTAAATAATTTGTCGCTTCTTCATAAAGTCCTAAGCGAGTATCTTCGTCTTGCTCTATCCGAGCATTGTAAAGCATCTCATCAAATGTATCATCTTCCATAAACACTCGGTTTCCTGGAGGACCAGCATTATCAGAGTGGAACAGCATATGCATTGGGTAATCGGCATCTCCCGTTCCTAGTGACAAGCCTAAAATAAACATATCGTGTTCTCCAGATCCTGTCGCATCAAGATATGCGCCCCACTCGACAACGTTAATCTGCGCATCAATATTAATTTCTTTCAAATTTTGCTGGACCATCTCTGCGATATCCATTCTTTCACGACTATCATTTGTCCAAATCGTTGTCTCAAAGCCATCTTCATGTCCTGCCTCAGCAAGAAGTCTTTTCGCCTCTTCTACATCTCTTTCAACAACATTTACATTCTCACTAAAACCAAAGTTTGTATCATTCACAGGACCTAGTGCCACTTCTCCTGTCCCATCTAATATGCCATTCATCATATCTTCTTTGTTTATAGTCATTGCAATTGCTTTACGAACGTTATTATCATCAAACGGTTCTTTCTGCATATTGAATCCTAAATACGTGATACTTGCTGCATTTCGTTCATACGCATTAATCCCATCAGATGTGTTTAGTCGGTTCAGATCACTAGCTGTTACCGGAGAAATAATATGTGCTGCTCCAGTTTGTAAATCAGCTATTCTGGTCTGATCTTCAGGTATGACACGAAATGTTACAGTATCAACTTTTGCAGGCTCTCTCCAATAATCAGGGTTTCTGTCTAAGACAATTTGATCTCCTGGAGCCCAGTTGTTAAATGTGAAATACCCTGTTCCTATTGGATTTTCATTTATGTAGTCGCCTGGTTGTCCTCCAGTTTCAACATTAGCGTAATCCTCTTTGATCGCCTCATGACTTACGATACTAGAAGCATAGTGTGCAAAGTGAGCCGGTAAAGGAGCAAACGGTACCTCCGTTTGTAAATGAATCGTATAATCATCTATGACTTGAATATCTTCTATAATTTCAAAAAGGATTTTTCTAGGTGACGCCACCTCTTCATCAAGAATACGTTCAATATTTGCTTTTACTACCTCGGCATTAAACGCTGAATCATCGTGAAATGTGACCCCTTCACTCAATTTAAATTCCCATACATTATCCTCAATGGCCTCCCACGACTCGGCCAACAAAGGTTCAAGCTCCATCTCTTCATTGTACTTAACCAACGTTTCATACATGTTCACCTGAATGTTACCAGACGGAACATCATTGGCCGTATGTGGATCAAGCGTATTAGCATCGGATAAGACACCTAAAATAAGATCCCCACCAGATTCAACCTCCGCACCCTCAATCTCTGAACCACTTTCAACATTTGCATCACTGCCGCATGCACCCAATACCATTACAGCCGCCAATCCAATCGAGCCCACTCCAATCCTTGCCTTCTTTCGCATATCGTTCCTCCTCTAAAGTAATTGTAGCTTCATTCATTTGTCTTCTCTCCATAGCACAAACTTAAATTAGTGATGTAAAAAGACTCTCTTAGGGGAGAGGACAAATGAATAAAAACGTATCTACACAGTAGACTCTTTTAACCTACTATACTTCGCGGAAAGAAAATGGATTATAATGTGAAGGTTTTGTGTCTTTTGTTTATTCTGACTATTTAACATCCTAACAAATTGAAAATAATGGACTATAGATGGTAAAAAAGGATAGCTATTGGTGGTTTGTATTGGCTTGACCTTGGGTGGTGTTTGATATTTGAGCGGTCGCAAGCCACAAAACTCAACACAAAAAAAGCAGGATGAAATCATCTCATTTCATCCTGCATCCTGCTATCTTTTTAGTAGCTTTGGTCTTGCTGATCGATACATGAGATATAAGAGGTATGGCGCACCTATTAATGCGGTCACAACTCCTGCAGGTAATTCTTTTGGCGCAAGAAGTACGACGCCAATCCAATCCGCTGCTGCAAGTAATAATCCGCCTATTAATGCTGATAGTACTACCGCATGGCGATGATGCGGTCCCACAAGCATTCTTGCGGCATGTGGCGCGAGTAACCCTATAAAACCTACTGCTCCAACATTTGCTGCTGCAATAGATGCGAGCAAAACAGCGATTATTGCTACAGATAATCGTGTCTGCTTTACTTTGAGTCCGAGCCCAGTTGAGCTCTCTTCGCTAAAGGAAAGCAGATCTACTTTTCTTCCCTGCCACCAGGCAAGCAGCAATAGAATGACCACAGATGGAAGAAGTACACGTAGTTCACTCCAGCCACGTCCATAAGCACTGCCCGC
The nucleotide sequence above comes from Alkalicoccobacillus plakortidis. Encoded proteins:
- a CDS encoding glutathione ABC transporter substrate-binding protein, giving the protein MRKKARIGVGSIGLAAVMVLGACGSDANVESGSEIEGAEVESGGDLILGVLSDANTLDPHTANDVPSGNIQVNMYETLVKYNEEMELEPLLAESWEAIEDNVWEFKLSEGVTFHDDSAFNAEVVKANIERILDEEVASPRKILFEIIEDIQVIDDYTIHLQTEVPFAPLPAHFAHYASSIVSHEAIKEDYANVETGGQPGDYINENPIGTGYFTFNNWAPGDQIVLDRNPDYWREPAKVDTVTFRVIPEDQTRIADLQTGAAHIISPVTASDLNRLNTSDGINAYERNAASITYLGFNMQKEPFDDNNVRKAIAMTINKEDMMNGILDGTGEVALGPVNDTNFGFSENVNVVERDVEEAKRLLAEAGHEDGFETTIWTNDSRERMDIAEMVQQNLKEINIDAQINVVEWGAYLDATGSGEHDMFILGLSLGTGDADYPMHMLFHSDNAGPPGNRVFMEDDTFDEMLYNARIEQDEDTRLGLYEEATNYLNEEAPMTFLYHPSHIMGYADGVEGFWADASGFYQLREVTIP
- a CDS encoding DUF1516 family protein; amino-acid sequence: MLTQYHLLAIILTLSLFGLVLSLYRKGQKKPAVLLHQLMRVSFLFVLATGILLVPMMPFSLMRGAKLLLGIISMGMMEIFLMHLNKGDLTKFTTVSLIVVISLTILIGLFLPLGIYLRFW